From the genome of Varibaculum prostatecancerukia, one region includes:
- a CDS encoding ABC transporter substrate-binding protein: MSFSVRKIFSSLVVSVAMICSLAGCGAPGGSSSASKSDQATTSASQGVTITDVTGNTVKLKKPLEKAAIQLSGSGGPLLTMAALDRDNYTSKIGAMDKGLESNRQDLWSLLLKANPELADIPKIGDATKDQLTAEQLLADNVDGIIAPVTQKAKMDVIADKSGLPVIYIDYHGQDLKNHIKSTKIIAEATGLTKNEKAITKFYSDIVGDIEKRAAKLKKSESVYFETTSSGPKEFGNTYGSGTMWGAILEDVGADNIAKQFLDAKDAQPLSAEQVLVSNPDKIIFSGSLWADQPDSVKMGFSVSKEEARASIAPFLERDGWDKLKAVKNKEIYAIGHPLTRDMLDFYSYARLAKLFHPKEFDDLDPDALIKEYFDKFMPIKYQGTWFIKYE; the protein is encoded by the coding sequence ATGAGCTTTAGCGTACGAAAAATATTTTCTAGTCTCGTTGTCAGCGTAGCAATGATCTGTTCACTGGCCGGCTGCGGTGCTCCGGGAGGGAGCTCTTCTGCCTCTAAATCGGATCAGGCAACAACATCCGCGTCCCAAGGCGTAACTATCACGGATGTTACAGGCAATACTGTTAAATTGAAGAAACCGCTTGAGAAGGCGGCTATTCAATTGTCGGGCTCGGGCGGACCTCTCTTGACGATGGCGGCTCTCGACCGAGACAACTACACTTCTAAGATTGGCGCAATGGACAAGGGGCTGGAATCTAACCGCCAAGACCTCTGGTCACTCTTACTCAAGGCCAACCCGGAGTTAGCTGATATCCCGAAAATTGGTGATGCAACAAAGGATCAGCTCACCGCCGAGCAATTGCTGGCGGATAATGTCGATGGAATCATCGCTCCTGTTACCCAAAAAGCAAAGATGGACGTTATCGCTGATAAATCAGGGTTGCCAGTTATCTACATTGATTATCATGGGCAAGACCTGAAAAACCATATCAAATCCACGAAGATCATCGCGGAGGCAACCGGCCTAACTAAGAACGAAAAAGCAATCACAAAGTTCTATTCTGACATCGTCGGGGACATAGAAAAGCGTGCTGCGAAACTTAAAAAATCTGAATCAGTGTATTTTGAAACTACGTCGAGTGGGCCAAAGGAATTTGGAAACACCTATGGCTCAGGAACGATGTGGGGTGCAATCCTCGAGGATGTTGGCGCCGATAACATCGCAAAACAGTTTCTCGATGCAAAAGATGCGCAACCGCTTTCCGCTGAACAAGTGCTGGTAAGTAACCCAGACAAAATTATCTTCTCGGGTTCCCTGTGGGCGGATCAGCCGGATTCAGTGAAGATGGGTTTCTCCGTGTCGAAGGAAGAAGCGCGGGCATCTATCGCCCCCTTCCTGGAACGTGACGGCTGGGACAAACTAAAGGCAGTAAAGAACAAAGAGATATATGCGATCGGCCATCCGCTGACCCGTGACATGCTTGACTTTTACTCCTACGCAAGACTTGCCAAACTGTTCCATCCAAAGGAATTCGATGATCTCGATCCGGATGCGTTAATCAAGGAGTACTTCGACAAGTTCATGCCTATTAAGTACCAGGGGACATGGTTTATCAAGTATGAGTAG
- a CDS encoding FecCD family ABC transporter permease codes for MSSAKVRHLPRGLWIVLAALAVIALFVVDLCVGPAKITLSNLAVVFDPNTVEHIAFFRIRMPAALMAVGVGLSLGLAGAVMQTILNNPLASPFTLGVSSAASLGAAIVFVMAVPMVFVTGGALLVALLSVFVIFAVGKYIAMSNSSLVLAGIALNFLFDAFLSLIQYRASEESLSYIVFWTMGGLTRGSYTQGWIMLSVFVIVFAVLLRNAWNLTALKFGEARADALGVPVQRVKIVSLISASVLTALAVSFCGKIGFIGLAAPHLARRLVSEDQRFYLTGSAILGAMILLFSSIVSKLIVPGVVVPIGIISSIIGIPFLVYALVSQRRQR; via the coding sequence ATGAGTAGTGCGAAAGTGCGGCATCTTCCGCGCGGGCTGTGGATCGTACTTGCCGCTTTAGCGGTCATCGCTCTGTTTGTGGTTGACCTTTGTGTTGGCCCTGCGAAGATCACACTCTCGAATCTGGCCGTGGTGTTTGACCCTAATACAGTCGAGCATATTGCATTCTTCCGAATACGCATGCCCGCAGCTCTCATGGCAGTCGGGGTGGGCTTAAGTCTTGGGTTGGCCGGCGCGGTAATGCAAACAATATTGAACAACCCGCTGGCCTCTCCATTTACTCTCGGTGTTTCTTCCGCAGCGAGTTTGGGGGCGGCAATTGTATTTGTGATGGCAGTGCCGATGGTGTTCGTCACCGGTGGCGCGCTACTTGTGGCGCTCCTTTCGGTGTTCGTGATCTTCGCGGTGGGAAAGTACATTGCGATGAGCAACTCTTCGCTGGTACTCGCTGGTATTGCGCTGAATTTTCTATTCGACGCATTTTTGTCGTTGATTCAATACCGTGCCTCAGAAGAAAGCCTTTCGTATATTGTCTTCTGGACCATGGGTGGCCTCACTCGCGGCTCGTATACTCAAGGCTGGATAATGCTTTCAGTGTTCGTCATAGTATTTGCCGTGCTCTTGCGCAATGCATGGAATCTCACAGCGTTGAAGTTCGGTGAAGCACGTGCGGATGCGCTTGGGGTGCCAGTCCAACGAGTAAAAATTGTGTCGCTGATATCGGCATCAGTGCTCACAGCACTGGCGGTGAGTTTTTGCGGGAAAATTGGTTTTATCGGGCTGGCGGCGCCGCACTTGGCACGAAGGCTCGTGTCTGAGGATCAGCGATTCTATTTGACCGGTTCTGCGATTCTTGGCGCAATGATTCTGCTTTTCTCTTCGATTGTTTCCAAGCTGATTGTTCCCGGTGTGGTTGTGCCAATCGGCATCATCAGTTCCATTATCGGCATCCCATTCTTGGTGTATGCCCTAGTTAGCCAGCGGCGTCAACGATAG
- a CDS encoding ABC transporter ATP-binding protein gives MINVSDFSFNYGSRRIIDGISFQAKPGQVTVFMGRNGAGKTTLMKAIVHSSREKPRPGTAKSIEAVGTMSYLNQHTEADLPFSVFETVLIGKVAKLGLRTAQQDVDDVNEILDMLELQPLKNVAIRNLSGGQRQKVFIGQAMVKNPDVLLLDEPTSALDLENQYRILQQIKSLTVARHITTVVTLHQIDLIERFADHIVVLHEGKIYAEGAPNKVFTKQLFREVYTVDAILESVKDRILFGFDLLDDPHK, from the coding sequence GTGATTAATGTCAGTGATTTCTCGTTTAACTATGGCAGTCGCCGAATCATCGATGGTATTAGTTTCCAGGCGAAACCTGGTCAGGTCACCGTATTTATGGGCCGCAATGGCGCTGGGAAAACCACGCTGATGAAGGCGATTGTGCATTCGAGCAGGGAGAAGCCGCGCCCGGGCACGGCAAAGTCGATTGAGGCCGTCGGTACGATGTCATATCTCAACCAGCATACCGAGGCCGATTTGCCGTTTTCGGTGTTCGAGACCGTGTTGATAGGAAAGGTAGCGAAACTCGGGTTGCGGACTGCGCAACAGGATGTTGACGATGTTAACGAGATCTTAGACATGCTTGAACTGCAGCCCCTCAAAAACGTTGCCATCAGAAACCTGTCCGGCGGTCAACGTCAAAAGGTATTCATAGGCCAGGCAATGGTGAAAAACCCTGATGTCCTTCTTCTTGACGAACCTACGTCAGCACTCGATCTAGAAAATCAGTACCGTATTCTGCAGCAGATAAAATCACTAACCGTGGCTCGGCACATCACAACTGTGGTTACCCTGCACCAGATCGACCTCATTGAGCGTTTTGCGGATCACATTGTCGTCCTCCACGAAGGCAAGATTTATGCGGAGGGCGCGCCCAACAAGGTTTTTACGAAGCAACTCTTCAGGGAAGTTTATACGGTGGACGCAATATTGGAGTCAGTTAAAGACCGGATTCTTTTCGGGTTCGACCTCTTGGACGACCCGCATAAGTAG
- a CDS encoding YeiH family protein, translated as MDFWNNFKRLLPGVAYACVVAGIAWLINLFIPLLSSMLVAILLGVAVRNTKLIPAVCEPGIAFSAKTILRAGVVLLGFRLSLPAIAALGTGAIVTIICAVAVTMVAGYLLTYFMRVSHATGILTTSGTAICGASAVAGISPVVSARSREDADDAVATAIACVTLFGTISLVALPAAAHALHLSPTQAAVWLGASIHEVGQVVAAANIYDPAISDLATATKLGRVACLAVVVAIVGIIERRVVQVRHEQAQKASSGKRPPLIPGFVVGFLVAVALASVFAGISTVNNVFSILGGTVATLLLTVAMGAMGAGVNLRNVIKSGGRALILGIILSVLIAAVSLGTVLVFVE; from the coding sequence GTGGACTTTTGGAATAACTTTAAACGCTTGTTGCCGGGAGTAGCCTACGCGTGCGTAGTCGCCGGTATCGCCTGGCTGATTAACCTGTTTATCCCCCTGCTGTCATCGATGCTGGTGGCGATCCTGCTGGGGGTAGCAGTCCGTAACACTAAGCTAATTCCGGCTGTCTGCGAACCCGGAATCGCTTTTTCCGCGAAGACTATTCTGCGCGCCGGGGTGGTGCTGCTTGGTTTTCGACTATCGCTACCGGCTATTGCCGCGCTAGGTACTGGCGCGATTGTGACTATCATCTGCGCGGTTGCGGTAACTATGGTGGCGGGTTACTTGCTGACTTACTTTATGCGGGTCAGTCACGCCACTGGGATTCTCACTACCTCGGGTACGGCTATTTGTGGAGCGTCTGCCGTTGCCGGTATCTCCCCAGTGGTGTCTGCCCGCAGTCGCGAGGACGCCGATGACGCGGTCGCCACCGCTATCGCTTGCGTTACCCTATTTGGGACGATTTCCCTCGTTGCTTTGCCGGCTGCCGCCCACGCACTGCACCTGTCCCCCACCCAAGCTGCCGTCTGGCTGGGTGCTTCCATTCATGAGGTCGGCCAGGTAGTGGCGGCAGCAAATATTTACGACCCGGCGATCTCTGATTTGGCCACGGCCACCAAGCTTGGGCGCGTGGCCTGCCTGGCGGTCGTAGTGGCGATTGTGGGGATTATCGAGCGGCGCGTGGTGCAAGTACGCCATGAACAGGCACAAAAAGCTAGCTCTGGCAAGCGCCCGCCGCTGATTCCCGGATTTGTTGTGGGGTTTCTGGTCGCAGTCGCGCTGGCCTCAGTGTTTGCCGGTATTTCCACTGTCAATAACGTTTTCAGTATCCTAGGGGGCACAGTAGCTACTTTGTTGCTCACCGTAGCGATGGGCGCAATGGGGGCGGGGGTAAACTTACGCAACGTTATAAAATCCGGAGGGCGCGCCCTCATCCTCGGAATAATCCTGAGTGTCCTAATCGCCGCAGTCTCGCTAGGGACGGTACTTGTATTCGTCGAGTAG
- a CDS encoding DNA methyltransferase, producing the protein MSEVGSRRRAAEHFVQQWTGRGYEKGETHSFWLSLLQDVLGMREVSTKCRFEQRTRTRGFIDVVIPSARTIVEQKSSGVNLDGGELRQGQIVTPFEQAKRYADALPNRQRPDFIIVCNFEHFRIHDLNKDDPAGDFIEFSLTELPEQSYLLDFLIDPAYSRTEKERQVSIRAGELIGKLHRGLLVQYQDPDSPWSQHCLNVLCVRLVFCLFAEDAGLFGKDALLRYLRGFTASQTRVALQRLFKVLDTPLEQRDPYLEEELAVFPYVNGGLFRDSAAGAPHLKGAGESSDEEGGESTFPSSFAVEPGRSLEIPNFTAELRDLLLNEVSQGTDWSQISPTVFGGVFESTLNPETRRSGGMHYTSPENIHRVIDPLFLDGLKNQLEGILSDPGISDRSRRAKLRAFQNRLASLTWMDSACGSGNFLTETYIEVRRLENQVIAELERGQQAWEFEQEGATTNQIKVNLGQFYGIEINDFAVAVARTALWIAELQANGETAAILQREVADLPLHDDSNIVLANAVRMDWEQLLPAEKCSYLISNPPFIGYSNHTAEQKQDRADLFGKRGGVLDYVACWYQKAANYMQGTEIRAAFVSTNSICQGQQVTPLWRPLFEQGIRINFAHRSFVWDNEAENQAHVHVVIIGFSYQDDEPKYLFEHPKEGESRRQQVGHINGYLTDAPDVFVDKQMKPLSDVPGMAQGFKPADGQNLLLSAQQRDELLAKEPAAEKWVRPFSMGAEFIKGIDRYCLWLPQITGAELKKVPEVRKHIEACRAWREQQIPTGDAYKLADRPHLLRPCGKFRDGTYLGFPKVSSERRHYIPIGFVTDGMIPGDMLYFVPTADIYHFGILSSQFHNAWMRAVAGRLEMRYRYTNTLVYNTFIWPDPTPQQKRAIEEAAALVLEKRKVYAPATLAELYDPDNDFLYPELTRAHAQLDRAVEAAYGVNFAGDESKITAHLFTLYQAATTS; encoded by the coding sequence GTGAGTGAAGTAGGCAGCCGGCGGCGGGCAGCGGAGCATTTCGTGCAACAGTGGACAGGTCGCGGCTACGAAAAGGGCGAAACCCACAGCTTTTGGCTCTCCCTGCTGCAAGACGTGCTGGGGATGCGCGAAGTTTCCACTAAGTGCCGTTTTGAGCAGCGCACCCGGACTCGCGGATTTATTGACGTGGTGATTCCATCAGCGCGCACCATCGTGGAACAAAAATCTTCTGGCGTAAACCTAGATGGGGGTGAGCTGCGTCAGGGGCAGATAGTTACCCCGTTTGAACAGGCTAAACGTTATGCCGATGCGCTGCCGAATCGGCAACGCCCAGACTTTATTATTGTTTGTAACTTCGAGCATTTCCGGATTCATGACCTCAATAAAGATGATCCGGCCGGCGATTTTATTGAATTTTCCTTAACGGAACTGCCTGAACAGTCCTATCTGCTGGATTTTTTGATTGACCCGGCATATTCTCGCACGGAGAAGGAACGCCAAGTTTCTATCCGTGCCGGGGAACTGATAGGAAAGCTGCATCGCGGGTTGCTGGTGCAATACCAAGACCCCGATTCTCCCTGGTCGCAGCACTGTCTGAATGTGCTGTGTGTGCGCTTGGTGTTCTGTCTTTTTGCCGAGGACGCGGGGCTTTTTGGTAAGGACGCGTTGCTGCGTTACCTGCGAGGTTTTACCGCCTCCCAAACTCGGGTGGCGCTGCAACGCCTGTTTAAAGTGCTAGATACTCCACTTGAGCAGCGGGATCCCTATCTGGAGGAAGAACTCGCGGTTTTCCCCTATGTGAATGGGGGACTGTTTCGGGACTCCGCTGCCGGCGCTCCTCACTTAAAGGGTGCTGGGGAAAGTTCGGATGAAGAAGGCGGGGAGAGCACATTTCCCTCTTCGTTTGCGGTTGAACCGGGACGAAGTTTAGAGATTCCGAACTTCACCGCGGAGTTACGCGACCTGCTGCTTAACGAGGTATCGCAAGGAACCGACTGGTCACAGATTTCTCCTACCGTTTTCGGGGGCGTATTTGAGTCGACTTTGAATCCGGAAACTCGCCGCAGCGGAGGGATGCACTACACCAGCCCAGAAAATATCCACCGGGTAATCGATCCGCTTTTCCTTGACGGTTTAAAGAATCAACTAGAGGGGATCCTGTCTGATCCCGGGATTTCCGATAGGTCACGGCGGGCGAAACTGCGGGCTTTCCAAAACCGTTTGGCCAGTTTGACCTGGATGGATAGCGCCTGCGGGTCCGGGAACTTCTTAACCGAAACCTATATTGAGGTGCGACGCCTGGAAAACCAGGTGATTGCGGAGCTAGAGCGGGGGCAACAGGCTTGGGAGTTCGAGCAGGAGGGCGCCACTACCAACCAGATAAAAGTGAATCTGGGACAGTTCTACGGGATTGAGATTAATGATTTTGCGGTCGCGGTGGCGCGTACCGCGCTGTGGATTGCCGAGCTGCAGGCTAATGGGGAAACAGCCGCGATTTTGCAGCGGGAAGTAGCGGATTTACCGCTGCACGATGACTCCAATATTGTGCTGGCAAACGCGGTCCGCATGGACTGGGAGCAGCTGCTACCTGCGGAAAAGTGTTCATATTTAATTAGTAACCCTCCCTTTATTGGCTATTCGAACCACACCGCGGAGCAAAAGCAGGATCGGGCAGACCTATTTGGTAAGCGGGGGGGGGTGCTGGACTATGTGGCCTGCTGGTACCAGAAAGCCGCCAATTATATGCAAGGCACCGAGATTCGGGCCGCCTTCGTATCTACCAACAGTATTTGCCAAGGACAGCAGGTTACCCCGCTATGGCGACCGCTATTTGAGCAAGGGATTCGCATTAACTTCGCCCATCGCAGTTTCGTCTGGGACAACGAAGCCGAGAATCAAGCCCATGTACACGTGGTGATTATCGGGTTTTCTTATCAGGATGACGAACCGAAATATCTTTTTGAGCACCCTAAAGAGGGAGAATCCCGCCGTCAGCAGGTAGGACATATTAACGGCTATCTGACAGACGCCCCGGATGTGTTTGTGGACAAACAGATGAAACCGCTTTCTGATGTGCCAGGAATGGCGCAGGGATTCAAACCTGCTGACGGCCAAAATCTATTGCTTTCTGCCCAGCAACGCGACGAGCTACTAGCTAAAGAGCCGGCAGCCGAAAAGTGGGTTCGTCCCTTTTCTATGGGAGCAGAATTTATTAAAGGCATCGACCGTTATTGCCTGTGGTTACCGCAGATTACCGGAGCGGAACTGAAAAAAGTGCCGGAAGTGCGCAAACATATTGAGGCTTGCCGCGCCTGGCGTGAACAGCAAATCCCGACGGGTGATGCCTATAAGTTGGCTGATCGTCCCCACCTGTTGCGTCCCTGTGGAAAATTCCGAGACGGAACCTATCTCGGGTTCCCAAAGGTGTCCTCAGAGCGTAGACACTATATACCGATTGGCTTTGTGACTGATGGGATGATTCCGGGAGACATGCTGTACTTCGTTCCCACCGCTGATATTTACCATTTCGGTATCCTCTCTTCCCAGTTCCATAACGCCTGGATGCGGGCAGTCGCAGGCCGTTTAGAGATGCGGTATCGCTATACGAATACTCTGGTTTATAACACTTTTATTTGGCCAGACCCTACGCCGCAGCAAAAACGAGCAATTGAGGAGGCCGCCGCCCTCGTCCTCGAAAAGCGGAAAGTCTATGCCCCAGCTACCTTGGCGGAGCTGTATGACCCGGACAATGATTTCCTCTATCCGGAGTTAACCCGGGCGCACGCCCAGCTAGATCGGGCAGTAGAAGCTGCCTACGGGGTGAACTTTGCCGGTGACGAAAGCAAAATCACCGCCCACCTGTTCACCCTCTACCAAGCCGCCACCACTTCCTGA
- a CDS encoding type II toxin-antitoxin system RelB/DinJ family antitoxin, whose translation MKSASVNVRIQENVKAKAEEILDTMGVSRATAIDMFYRQIIMHNGIPFPLTIPSELPSRDALDEKKFNALMSAGYSQALSGDSYGIDEVFDDLGKNL comes from the coding sequence GTGAAATCCGCAAGCGTGAATGTTCGTATTCAGGAAAACGTGAAGGCTAAGGCCGAAGAAATCTTGGATACTATGGGGGTTTCTCGCGCGACCGCGATTGATATGTTTTATCGGCAAATCATCATGCACAATGGGATTCCTTTTCCCCTTACTATCCCTAGTGAGCTCCCATCTCGTGATGCTCTGGACGAGAAAAAGTTTAACGCCCTGATGAGCGCGGGGTACTCCCAAGCTCTATCAGGTGACTCCTACGGTATTGACGAAGTATTCGACGATTTGGGCAAAAATCTGTGA
- a CDS encoding type II toxin-antitoxin system RelE/ParE family toxin, whose protein sequence is MDQYAIRFTAQARQHLRLIRDYIAVDLREPEIAKKLLELLQKEISTLSFMPYRVKLIEEKPWRDMGFRKIRVKNYYIYFWVNDDTKEVNIIAVIYVRRDQAQQLESHIW, encoded by the coding sequence ATGGATCAGTATGCAATCCGCTTTACCGCACAGGCGCGACAACACCTGAGGCTCATTAGGGACTATATTGCTGTAGACCTGCGAGAGCCTGAAATCGCGAAAAAACTATTGGAACTGTTGCAAAAAGAAATATCCACGCTGTCATTTATGCCCTATCGGGTGAAACTAATCGAAGAGAAGCCTTGGCGTGATATGGGTTTCCGCAAAATTCGGGTGAAAAATTATTACATTTACTTTTGGGTCAATGATGATACTAAGGAAGTCAATATCATTGCCGTAATTTATGTCAGACGCGACCAAGCCCAGCAATTGGAATCGCATATTTGGTGA
- the lysA gene encoding diaminopimelate decarboxylase produces the protein MLERLPMLTCPEPAENPVLWPWGAKREDDGQLSFAGQKVTELAQGFGTPSYLFDLDDFAARAQTIASAMAEEFWEGYGFSGASVYYAGKAFLCTALGDAITRAGMGIDTASLGELTVALDPAMGAEPKKIGLHGNNKSLECLRLALRSGIGRIIVDSLPEIDLLQSLSESENMTAPVMVRVTTGVHAGGHSFIATAHEDQKFGLSLASGAALQAVKKIIAAPNLRLVGLHSHIGSQIKDLESFQVAAERLLAFRAQVQKLGEAVPEVDLGGGLAISYQGEEVPTASEYARSLAASVKRACQQAGTDIPHISIEPGRWLAGPVCVSLYQVGTVKDVQLEDGSIRKYVSVDGGMSDNIRPALYDAGYVATLASRVSDAPAVSCRVVGMHCESGDILVPEIALPADICAGDLLVIPATGAYGRAMASNYNLVPRPGVVGLSCKTPPRYIIARETVADLLRLDTGARGLSQ, from the coding sequence ATGCTTGAGAGGTTACCGATGCTCACTTGTCCCGAACCTGCGGAAAATCCCGTGCTTTGGCCTTGGGGAGCCAAGCGGGAGGATGATGGACAGCTATCTTTTGCCGGACAAAAAGTAACTGAGCTGGCTCAGGGTTTCGGCACCCCCTCCTACCTGTTTGACTTGGATGATTTTGCTGCCCGCGCCCAAACTATTGCCTCGGCGATGGCCGAAGAGTTTTGGGAAGGTTACGGATTTTCCGGTGCCAGCGTCTACTACGCGGGGAAGGCTTTCCTGTGCACCGCTTTAGGTGATGCCATCACCAGGGCGGGGATGGGAATCGACACCGCCAGCCTGGGAGAACTTACGGTGGCGCTTGATCCGGCGATGGGGGCTGAACCTAAGAAAATCGGGCTGCACGGGAACAATAAATCCCTTGAATGCTTGCGGCTGGCACTACGAAGCGGCATCGGACGGATCATCGTAGATTCCCTACCTGAAATCGACCTTTTGCAGTCTCTGAGCGAGAGCGAAAACATGACTGCTCCGGTGATGGTGCGGGTGACCACCGGTGTCCACGCTGGGGGGCACAGTTTTATCGCCACCGCCCACGAAGACCAAAAATTTGGCCTCTCCCTGGCATCTGGAGCTGCCCTCCAGGCGGTAAAGAAAATTATTGCCGCCCCAAATCTGCGCCTGGTGGGGCTGCATTCCCATATCGGCTCCCAAATCAAAGATTTAGAATCCTTCCAGGTGGCAGCGGAAAGACTGCTGGCATTCCGCGCCCAGGTGCAAAAACTAGGTGAGGCCGTCCCCGAAGTTGACCTGGGTGGGGGCTTAGCTATCTCCTATCAGGGGGAGGAAGTGCCTACCGCCAGTGAATATGCGCGCTCTCTGGCGGCCTCGGTAAAGAGAGCCTGCCAGCAGGCGGGCACCGATATTCCTCATATTTCGATTGAACCCGGACGTTGGTTGGCCGGTCCGGTATGCGTCAGTCTGTACCAGGTGGGGACGGTTAAAGACGTGCAGCTAGAGGACGGCAGCATCCGCAAATACGTGAGCGTAGATGGCGGCATGAGCGACAATATTCGCCCCGCCCTCTATGACGCCGGATATGTGGCCACTTTGGCCTCACGGGTGTCGGATGCGCCTGCGGTCAGCTGCCGGGTAGTGGGAATGCATTGCGAATCCGGGGATATTTTAGTGCCTGAGATTGCCCTGCCTGCTGATATTTGTGCTGGTGATTTACTGGTGATTCCGGCTACTGGAGCCTACGGGAGGGCGATGGCCTCGAACTACAATCTGGTGCCTCGCCCCGGGGTGGTGGGGCTTAGCTGTAAAACACCCCCGCGCTACATCATTGCGCGAGAAACCGTTGCTGACCTGCTGCGACTTGATACTGGAGCGCGCGGTCTATCTCAGTGA
- a CDS encoding homoserine dehydrogenase → MKQAVKIAVLGCGTVGAQVVRLLQERAADYQARCGANLEIIGICVNNLAAPRPDFISRDLLTDQAEPLIDQADLVIELIGGIEPARTYITRALEAGKSVVTGNKALLAQHGPELFDLSREREADLYYEAAVAGAIPVVYGLRESLAGDRVEVVQGIVNGTTNYMLDQMEKKGWSFDQALSTAQELGYAEADPTADIDGLDAAAKCALLAQLAFHTRVSLDQVAVKGIRHITADDIQDAKESGHTIKLLAIAQLAQDEQGRECVSCRVEPVLVKPENPLANIAGAFNAIVIDAEAAGRLMFYGQGAGGVQTASAVLSDVVAAAFHLVSGGAAPRESSYADLPQMPAGQVRSKYSIRLEVEDATGVLAEVAGIFARRGISIEQVRQSNDSESGKAVVSLSTAWARADAIDLTVKDLEAAQPVSRVIQVISMEG, encoded by the coding sequence ATGAAGCAAGCGGTGAAAATAGCAGTCCTCGGGTGCGGAACCGTGGGCGCCCAGGTAGTGCGCCTACTGCAAGAGCGCGCTGCCGATTATCAGGCTAGGTGTGGAGCCAACCTGGAGATTATCGGTATTTGTGTAAATAATTTGGCTGCCCCGCGCCCCGATTTTATTAGCCGCGATCTGCTCACCGACCAGGCGGAACCCTTGATTGACCAAGCGGACCTGGTGATTGAACTAATCGGGGGAATCGAGCCGGCACGCACCTACATTACCCGCGCCCTCGAAGCCGGAAAATCCGTGGTCACCGGCAATAAAGCGCTGCTGGCGCAACACGGCCCGGAACTTTTTGATCTCTCTCGCGAGCGGGAAGCCGACCTTTACTATGAGGCCGCAGTAGCGGGCGCCATCCCGGTAGTCTATGGTCTGCGGGAATCTCTGGCGGGGGATCGCGTCGAGGTGGTGCAAGGAATCGTTAATGGCACCACCAACTACATGCTTGACCAGATGGAAAAGAAAGGATGGTCATTTGACCAGGCGCTTTCTACCGCACAAGAACTGGGCTATGCCGAAGCTGACCCGACTGCCGATATTGATGGGCTAGATGCCGCCGCCAAATGCGCCCTGCTTGCGCAGTTGGCTTTCCATACTCGGGTTTCCCTAGATCAAGTAGCGGTGAAGGGAATTCGCCATATCACCGCTGACGATATTCAAGATGCGAAGGAATCCGGGCACACTATTAAACTGCTGGCCATTGCGCAGTTGGCGCAAGATGAACAAGGACGCGAATGTGTATCTTGCCGGGTAGAGCCGGTATTGGTGAAACCAGAAAATCCGCTGGCAAACATCGCGGGAGCCTTTAACGCGATTGTGATTGATGCTGAGGCCGCGGGCAGACTAATGTTCTACGGTCAAGGCGCCGGCGGGGTACAGACCGCCTCGGCAGTGCTTTCGGACGTGGTCGCCGCCGCGTTCCACCTGGTATCTGGGGGTGCCGCACCCCGCGAATCTTCCTATGCCGACTTGCCGCAAATGCCGGCCGGACAAGTGCGTTCTAAGTACAGCATCCGCCTAGAGGTAGAGGACGCAACCGGGGTATTAGCCGAGGTAGCGGGGATTTTTGCCCGGCGCGGAATCTCGATAGAGCAGGTGCGTCAAAGCAATGACAGCGAATCCGGTAAAGCGGTAGTTTCCCTATCGACTGCCTGGGCGCGGGCGGACGCCATAGACTTAACAGTAAAAGATTTGGAAGCCGCACAGCCGGTGAGCCGGGTAATCCAAGTAATCAGTATGGAGGGCTAA